One Myxococcaceae bacterium JPH2 genomic window carries:
- a CDS encoding protein kinase, translating to MTTPLHPDQLGPDNHVGPWRIVGSLGAGGFGRVFKVERGRQYFALKMALRPAGPHASEEEDINGRLAREVAALLACSPHPQLPRVHAVDRWPDPPNGYFYFVTDFVDGETFHEWRWRVKPTAAHLLSVYTEIVRGVADLHRRGVHHRDLKGDNLLVRREDERPVLIDLGTVRMPGVSTLTVGVAPASPHLLPPECVAFLREGSWQKGAHFDAGVPGDLYALGALLYEALTDGYAFDPKLPYDRLLPAIETVTPRPPHVLNPKVPPVLGDIALRLLAKRPEDRYLSAEALLQALWDAAKEKRQPAWRVSLDVPGEGPGLRLAPQMEEDDDEAEGPLSPSESLAPPTGAPGLEESEAPTPAPLRARPAEERPRSPAEEQVVSPAEEHLSRPAEERPRSPAEEQVVSPAEEHLSRFAEEHLSSLADARPERSAPGRERRRAAVRLGASALLVLGLVTLGWIRLAPNSGGATAPVAPKKGIAPVTRAFPPANAALVAAPPADAGTALPEPLDASFVRTSDSVEPAPEPIAKKRRPESHGALKKASGAAVAACLGAACATAPVKLAAEQPLEPCPAGAIEAMRSVGLKRHQQMDILLINGRNEAVTVKEGPIFALQLGDYSWHSLPEGTRYVGRIFFTADATHMWVNEAQLPDGRRIPVCMQAFFRGTNRFGYPLSKGDTNIEREFFNPIVLLPVPRFGQDYDAFVR from the coding sequence CCCCTGGCGCATCGTGGGCTCGTTGGGTGCGGGAGGGTTCGGCCGGGTCTTCAAGGTGGAGCGCGGCCGCCAGTACTTCGCGCTGAAGATGGCGCTGAGGCCGGCGGGTCCGCACGCCTCCGAGGAAGAGGACATCAACGGTCGGCTCGCGCGCGAGGTGGCGGCCCTCCTGGCGTGTTCTCCCCACCCGCAGCTCCCCCGCGTGCACGCGGTGGACCGCTGGCCGGACCCACCCAACGGGTACTTCTACTTCGTCACCGACTTCGTGGACGGCGAGACGTTCCACGAGTGGCGCTGGCGCGTGAAGCCCACCGCGGCGCACCTGCTCTCCGTCTACACCGAGATTGTCCGAGGCGTGGCGGACCTGCACCGGCGCGGCGTGCACCACCGCGACCTCAAGGGCGACAACCTGCTGGTGCGCCGCGAGGACGAGCGGCCCGTCCTCATCGACCTGGGCACCGTGCGCATGCCGGGCGTGTCCACGCTGACGGTGGGCGTGGCGCCTGCATCCCCGCACCTGTTGCCCCCCGAGTGCGTGGCCTTCCTGCGCGAGGGCTCGTGGCAGAAGGGCGCGCACTTCGATGCGGGCGTCCCGGGTGACTTGTATGCGCTGGGCGCGCTGCTCTACGAGGCGCTGACGGACGGGTACGCGTTCGATCCGAAGCTCCCGTATGACCGCCTGCTGCCGGCCATCGAGACGGTGACGCCTCGGCCGCCGCACGTGCTCAACCCCAAGGTTCCGCCCGTGCTGGGGGACATCGCGCTGCGGCTGCTGGCCAAGCGCCCCGAGGACCGCTACCTGAGCGCCGAGGCGCTCTTGCAGGCCCTGTGGGACGCGGCGAAGGAGAAGCGGCAGCCCGCGTGGCGGGTGTCCCTGGACGTGCCAGGGGAGGGGCCAGGGCTGCGGCTCGCGCCCCAGATGGAAGAGGACGACGACGAGGCCGAGGGCCCGCTGTCTCCATCGGAGTCCCTGGCTCCCCCGACGGGCGCCCCCGGACTTGAGGAGTCCGAGGCCCCCACGCCCGCCCCTCTCCGAGCCCGTCCCGCAGAAGAACGTCCTCGCAGTCCCGCGGAAGAGCAGGTCGTCAGTCCCGCGGAAGAGCACCTCAGCCGTCCCGCGGAAGAACGTCCTCGCAGTCCCGCGGAAGAGCAGGTCGTCAGTCCCGCGGAAGAGCACCTCAGCCGTTTCGCGGAAGAGCACCTCAGCAGTCTCGCTGACGCGCGCCCCGAGCGGTCTGCTCCGGGCCGTGAGCGCCGCCGTGCCGCCGTGAGGCTGGGTGCGAGCGCGCTGCTTGTCCTGGGGTTGGTGACGCTGGGGTGGATTCGCCTCGCCCCGAACTCCGGAGGTGCGACGGCGCCTGTTGCCCCCAAGAAAGGAATTGCCCCCGTGACCCGTGCCTTCCCTCCCGCAAACGCCGCGCTCGTGGCGGCGCCGCCCGCCGATGCCGGGACGGCGCTCCCCGAGCCGCTTGATGCGTCCTTCGTCCGCACGTCTGACTCGGTGGAGCCCGCTCCCGAGCCCATCGCGAAGAAGCGCCGGCCGGAGTCGCATGGCGCGCTCAAGAAGGCCTCGGGAGCCGCTGTCGCCGCGTGTCTGGGTGCCGCGTGCGCCACCGCGCCCGTCAAGCTCGCTGCCGAGCAGCCCTTGGAGCCATGCCCCGCCGGCGCTATCGAGGCGATGCGCTCGGTGGGGCTCAAGCGCCACCAGCAGATGGACATCCTGCTCATCAACGGCCGCAACGAGGCTGTCACCGTCAAGGAAGGCCCCATCTTCGCCCTGCAACTCGGGGACTACTCCTGGCACTCACTCCCCGAGGGGACGCGCTACGTCGGAAGGATTTTCTTCACCGCCGATGCGACGCACATGTGGGTCAACGAGGCCCAGTTGCCGGATGGCCGGCGCATCCCCGTCTGCATGCAAGCCTTCTTCCGAGGCACGAACCGCTTCGGCTATCCGCTCAGCAAGGGCGACACCAACATCGAGCGCGAGTTCTTCAACCCGATCGTCCTGCTGCCAGTCCCCAGATTCGGGCAGGATTACGATGCTTTTGTGAGATAG